Part of the bacterium genome is shown below.
GGGCCGGTGGTATATATGGGCTTCCCCAATCCGGGGAGCCCCCATAAGTTTCCCGCAGGAAGGCCCGACCATTGGATTTCCTTATATCCAAACACAGAAAGGCAAAGCTGGCTTTGGCATTCGACGACGTTTCGCTCGCCCCGTCCGCCTCGACCGTGGATCCCGAAGACGTGGACGTGAGCTTCGCGCTCAAGAACCGCACGTTTTCGATTCCGATAATCGCCTCGGCGATGGACAGCGTGGTTGACCCGAGCGTCGCCGCGCTGTTCACCAACGCGGGCAGCTTCGGCGTGCTGAACCTTGAAGGCGTGTGGGGAAGGTACGAGAACCCGCAGGAAAAGCTTTCGCGCATCGTCCAGGCGTCTGACGAGGAAGCGACACCGGTTCTGCAGGACGTGTATTCCGCCGCGCCGGTAAAGGAAGAGCTTGTCGTGCGCTCGGTGCGCGAGATGAAGGATGCCGGGGCGATTGCCGCGGTCAGCCTGACGCCGCTGGGCGTCAAGAAGTTCTGGGCGGCGGCAAAGGAAGCGGGCGCGGAAATTCTTGTCGTCCAGAGCACCGTGACATCGCCGAAGCACCGCTCGAAATCGGGCGAGGTGCTCGATATCGCGGAGTTGTGCGCCGGAATAGACATCCCGCTCATCGTGGGCAACTGCGTGGGCTACGAAGTCGCGATTGAGCTTATGCGCGCGGGCGCGGACGCGATACTTGTCGGCGTGGGGCCGGGCCAGGCCTGCACGACGCGCGACGTGACGGGAGTGGGCGTACCCCAGATTACGGCGACCGCGGAAGCCGCGGACGCGCGCGACGACTACGAAAAGGAATCGGGCAGGCGCGTCGCGGTCATAACCGACGGCGGGATGCGCACATCCGGACAGGTTGCGAAATGCCTCGCCGCGGGCGCGGACGCGGTTATGTTCGGCAGCGTGTTCGCCGGATGCCCGGAGGCGCCCGCCTATCCGTACCACTGGGGGATGGCGGCGCCGCACGCGCACCTGCCGCGCGGGACGCGCGTCAAGGCGGGCGGCGGGATCCCGCTTTCGCAGGTTCTGTTCGGCCCGGCCCGCGTGTCGGACGGAACGCAGAACCTGATCGGCGGAATCAAA
Proteins encoded:
- a CDS encoding GuaB3 family IMP dehydrogenase-related protein, producing the protein MDFLISKHRKAKLALAFDDVSLAPSASTVDPEDVDVSFALKNRTFSIPIIASAMDSVVDPSVAALFTNAGSFGVLNLEGVWGRYENPQEKLSRIVQASDEEATPVLQDVYSAAPVKEELVVRSVREMKDAGAIAAVSLTPLGVKKFWAAAKEAGAEILVVQSTVTSPKHRSKSGEVLDIAELCAGIDIPLIVGNCVGYEVAIELMRAGADAILVGVGPGQACTTRDVTGVGVPQITATAEAADARDDYEKESGRRVAVITDGGMRTSGQVAKCLAAGADAVMFGSVFAGCPEAPAYPYHWGMAAPHAHLPRGTRVKAGGGIPLSQVLFGPARVSDGTQNLIGGIKSSMGLAGAGNIREFHKTQLYVSFSFGSEGKTLQMKQRK